A single genomic interval of Phycisphaerae bacterium harbors:
- the argB gene encoding acetylglutamate kinase codes for MQEAIAKAGSLIEALPYIQGYYDKIVVVKLGGSVMDNPETERELLRDVVFMNYVGMQPIIVHGGGKEINAAMDDAGLEPVFVQGLRYTDDRTLAIAEQVLCGRINRRLVETLESLGVAAIGLNSLTSCVLFAEQMYLCGEENRRIDVGYVGKIERVNARILELLCEADTIPVIAPIARDRSGGKLNCNADTAAGEVAAAVKAEKLVMVSDTHGIRENPKDPESFRPTLNRKEITDFMNRGIIDKGMVPKVQACLRALEAGTRKAHIIDGRIPHSLLLEIFTDKGIGTQILQ; via the coding sequence GTGCAGGAAGCCATCGCCAAGGCAGGATCCCTGATCGAAGCTCTGCCATATATCCAAGGATATTACGACAAGATCGTGGTGGTGAAACTGGGCGGTTCGGTCATGGATAACCCCGAGACCGAAAGGGAACTGCTGCGAGACGTAGTGTTCATGAACTACGTCGGAATGCAGCCGATCATCGTGCATGGCGGCGGTAAAGAGATCAATGCGGCGATGGACGACGCGGGCCTTGAGCCGGTTTTTGTCCAAGGACTTCGCTATACGGACGACCGAACGCTGGCTATCGCCGAGCAGGTTCTCTGCGGCCGCATCAACCGACGGCTCGTCGAGACGCTGGAATCGCTCGGTGTTGCGGCTATCGGGCTGAACAGTCTGACAAGCTGTGTCTTGTTCGCCGAGCAGATGTATCTATGTGGGGAGGAGAACCGCCGGATCGATGTCGGCTACGTCGGAAAGATCGAGAGAGTCAACGCCAGGATTCTCGAGCTGCTCTGTGAGGCCGACACGATTCCCGTCATCGCCCCGATTGCCCGTGACCGCAGCGGAGGCAAGCTGAACTGCAATGCCGACACGGCAGCCGGCGAGGTAGCCGCGGCCGTCAAGGCCGAAAAACTGGTGATGGTCTCGGACACTCACGGCATCCGCGAGAATCCCAAAGATCCCGAGTCCTTCCGCCCGACGCTCAACCGGAAGGAAATCACCGATTTCATGAACCGCGGCATCATCGACAAAGGAATGGTCCCGAAGGTTCAGGCTTGCCTGCGGGCCCTGGAGGCCGGAACCCGGAAGGCTCATATCATCGACGGCCGCATCCCTCACTCACTGCTCCTGGAGATCTTTACCGACAAGGGGATCGGCACGCAGATTCTGCAGTAA